The Chloroflexota bacterium genome window below encodes:
- a CDS encoding DUF2867 domain-containing protein yields MSITQHPILAPLIAQANHVDVKTRQIHTTQPEHELRRFIAAMIGYNPRWMQSLYAIRWGFVRLLGMRQQGIPNSNQLRPEQVPMQVGQNLGFFKVTAAAEGQYLVASASESHLTAWLAIVLEPLGGDNYNLHTVTIVRYHAWTGPVYFNVIRPFHHIVVNQMIKAGLAGQSTI; encoded by the coding sequence ATGTCGATCACGCAGCACCCAATACTGGCACCGCTGATCGCCCAAGCGAATCATGTTGATGTTAAGACGCGCCAAATTCATACAACCCAGCCTGAGCATGAGTTACGCCGTTTTATTGCAGCCATGATCGGCTATAACCCCCGTTGGATGCAAAGTTTGTATGCGATTCGTTGGGGTTTTGTGCGCTTATTGGGCATGCGCCAGCAAGGCATACCCAACTCAAACCAGCTACGACCTGAGCAAGTGCCCATGCAAGTTGGCCAAAACTTGGGCTTTTTCAAGGTGACAGCCGCTGCCGAAGGCCAATATTTGGTGGCCTCGGCCAGCGAATCGCATCTCACTGCTTGGTTGGCGATTGTGCTGGAGCCGCTTGGTGGCGACAATTACAACCTACACACGGTCACAATTGTGCGCTATCACGCTTGGACAGGGCCAGTTTATTTTAATGTGATTCGACCATTTCATCATATTGTCGTCAACCAGATGATCAAGGCTGGTTTGGCGGGTCAGTCAACGATATAG
- a CDS encoding DUF6263 family protein, protein MLRRMLVLLVLVGLVACGTNEQAATNSESLTLKLNVQPNQTYRYTSTQVQHTTQSMFGTEQTQVTTTTMAMQQNIISVSAEGETVMQVMIDSIRVESQTADQTMTYDSTDPAASTDSPELAQFAGMTGQPITITLSPEASVNKIDGMDQWIDKLLGENEITPEVAMMRDMLTKTLEQSYAKATIIPFGGKPMVIGDSWQDVTDLNLQIFSMVLTNTYTLKERNAGLATFDLTGDFALGEFNFPGLAEDENIKMTIENGKNGNTQKGVVVIDEKTGMLKSNVFDQTMSVIMKLEGEDAGQSLAVPIEQTVHMDVQLQP, encoded by the coding sequence ATGCTACGACGGATGTTAGTATTGTTGGTTTTGGTTGGGTTAGTCGCTTGTGGCACAAATGAACAAGCCGCCACCAACAGTGAAAGCCTAACGCTTAAATTGAATGTTCAGCCAAATCAAACCTATCGCTATACATCGACCCAAGTGCAACATACCACCCAAAGTATGTTTGGCACTGAGCAAACTCAAGTGACTACAACCACGATGGCGATGCAACAAAATATCATTTCGGTCTCAGCCGAAGGTGAAACCGTGATGCAGGTTATGATTGATTCGATTCGGGTTGAAAGCCAAACCGCTGATCAAACCATGACCTACGATTCAACTGATCCAGCTGCCAGCACCGATTCTCCAGAGTTGGCCCAATTTGCTGGCATGACTGGCCAACCAATCACGATTACCCTAAGCCCGGAAGCATCGGTTAACAAGATCGATGGCATGGATCAATGGATCGACAAGCTGCTCGGTGAGAATGAAATCACGCCTGAAGTTGCCATGATGCGTGATATGCTGACCAAAACACTTGAGCAAAGCTATGCTAAAGCCACAATTATTCCATTTGGTGGTAAACCTATGGTGATTGGCGATTCATGGCAAGATGTAACCGATCTGAATTTGCAAATTTTCTCGATGGTTTTGACCAATACCTATACCTTGAAAGAACGTAACGCGGGCTTGGCAACCTTCGATCTGACTGGCGATTTTGCCTTAGGCGAATTCAACTTTCCAGGCTTGGCCGAAGATGAAAATATCAAAATGACTATTGAAAATGGTAAAAACGGCAATACCCAAAAGGGTGTTGTGGTGATTGATGAAAAAACTGGGATGTTGAAATCAAACGTCTTTGACCAAACGATGTCAGTCATTATGAAACTTGAAGGTGAAGATGCTGGCCAATCGTTGGCTGTGCCAATCGAGCAAACCGTACATATGGATGTCCAATTGCAACCATAA